From Triticum urartu cultivar G1812 chromosome 2, Tu2.1, whole genome shotgun sequence, a single genomic window includes:
- the LOC125540707 gene encoding uncharacterized protein LOC125540707, translated as MAARPLVLWNHRSMQILVLLSLGLQLVLFVFAGIRRRQTLPVRRFLLWLAYLMADSTAVYAVGHLSFGGALRENQLVAFWAPFLLLHLGGPDNITAYALQDNQLWLRHLTVLVVQVLGAGYVLYKHIAVPGGQDRKLLLIASILMFVVGFVKYAERTWALKCSTLESIGASVKTQPPAIHNHEHPQDKATDEEFHLRRAHSLFHICKRAMVDSSVIEEDSMDGIEEYTGKLIQGVELWTLMEIELSLMYDILYTKAAVVHTFRGYLIRLVSPLTVVTALVLFRLTPKDGYIRADVVITYVLLGGAVFMETTSLLNALASSWTFAFLSTTKWHWLRYTALCNKRWDKLRRAVVWLHDLVKGRVAGNSRYKSRRWSYTIGQYNLLHFCTRPADTAFTSPLLGRLARVLAPDEWWNRKHYSATVEMTDPIRRRISVYMSRLYSKGKFNTGMFRKKWGGYPLERRGLYHKGVLKDSLGVEFQEGIIIWHIATEVFLTKSERAKAGDAAADVHAIRVMSDYMMFLLVERPYMLPGQPQKRLYQRTCERLVTRRSADPRYPSRARVVKDLFRVFDAPHSSISRVAEREELANNLYDEYEDQEFTHFAPRLTHMAQLAKELLGKEKDGTLDSLQLVHEVWMDILVYASNKCSRESHAQKLNSGGELTTILWLMAEYIYQASVAQRDDVV; from the coding sequence ATGGCTGCACGGCCGCTGGTGCTATGGAACCACCGGTCAATGCAGATCCTGGTCCTCCTCAGCCTCGGGCTCCAGCTCGTCCTCTTCGTCTTCGCCGGGATCCGCCGCCGTCAGACGCTCCCCGTGCGGAGGTTCCTCCTGTGGCTAGCGTACCTCATGGCCGACTCCACCGCCGTGTACGCCGTCGGCCACCTGTCGTTCGGCGGCGCCCTGCGTGAGAATCAGCTCGTCGCGTTCTGGGCGCCGTTCCTGCTGCTCCACCTCGGCGGCCCTGACAACATCACCGCCTATGCGCTCCAGGACAACCAGCTCTGGCTCCGCCACCTCACCGTCCTCGTCGTGCAGGTCCTCGGAGCGGGCTACGTCCTCTACAAGCACATCGCCGTCCCCGGCGGCCAGGACAGGAAGCTGCTCCTGATCGCCTCCATTTTGATGTTCGTCGTCGGCTTCGTCAAGTACGCGGAGAGGACGTGGGCGCTCAAGTGCAGCACCCTGGAGAGCATCGGCGCCTCCGTCAAGACGCAGCCGCCCGCCATCCACAACCATGAGCACCCTCAGGACAAAGCCACGGACGAGGAGTTCCACCTGCGACGAGCCCACTCGCTGTTCCACATCTGCAAGCGCGCCATGGTCGACTCCTCAGTGATCGAGGAGGACTCCATGGACGGCATAGAAGAATACACCGGCAAGCTGATACAAGGCGTCGAGCTGTGGACGCTGATGGAGATCGAGCTCTCCCTCATGTACGACATCCTGTACACCAAGGCCGCCGTGGTCCACACCTTCCGGGGCTACCTAATCCGCCTCGTCTCGCCGCTCACCGTTGTCACCGCGCTGGTGCTGTTCCGGCTCACCCCCAAGGACGGCTACATCAGAGCCGACGTGGTCATCACCTACGTCCTGCTGGGTGGCGCCGTATTCATGGAGACGACGTCGCTCCTGAACGCGCTGGCGTCGTCTTGGACGTTCGCGTTCCTGAGCACCACCAAGTGGCACTGGCTTCGGTACACGGCCCTGTGCAACAAGAGATGGGACAAGCTACGCCGCGCCGTCGTGTGGCTTCACGATCTTGTCAAGGGAAGAGTTGCCGGTAACAGCAGGTACAAGTCAAGAAGGTGGTCATACACCATCGGGCAGTACAACTTGCTGCACTTCTGCACGCGCCCCGCCGACACGGCGTTCACCAGCCCTCTGCTCGGTAGGCTGGCCAGAGTGCTGGCACCTGACGAGTGGTGGAACAGGAAGCACTACTCGGCGACCGTGGAGATGACCGATCCGATCAGGCGTCGTATCTCTGTGTACATGAGCCGGCTGTACAGCAAGGGGAAGTTCAACACTGGCATGTTTAGGAAGAAGTGGGGTGGGTATCCTCTGGAACGCCGCGGGCTTTACCACAAAGGTGTCCTCAAGGACTCCCTCGGCGTCGAGTTCCAGGAGGGCATCATCATCTGGCACATCGCCACCGAGGTCTTCCTCACCAAGAGCGAGAGAGCCAAGGCCGGGGACGCCGCGGCTGACGTGCACGCCATCAGGGTGATGTCCGACTACATGATGTTCCTCCTGGTGGAACGTCCCTACATGCTGCCGGGCCAGCCCCAGAAAAGGTTGTACCAGCGGACCTGCGAGCGGCTGGTCACCAGGCGATCGGCTGATCCTAGGTACCCAAGCCGTGCACGCGTCGTCAAGGATCTGTTCCGTGTGTTTGATGCCCCACACTCCAGCATTTCTAGGGTCGCCGAGAGGGAGGAGCTCGCCAACAACCTGTACGATGAATACGAGGACCAGGAGTTCACCCACTTTGCTCCTCGTCTCACGCACATGGCTCAACTCGCCAAGGAGCTGCTGGGGAAGGAGAAGGATGGCACGCTAGACTCCTTGCAGCTTGTCCATGAGGTGTGGATGGACATTCTCGTCTACGCCAGCAACAAGTGCAGCAGGGAGTCCCATGCCCAGAAGCTCAACAGTGGTGGCGAGCTGACGACCATCTTGTGGCTTATGGCAGAATACATCTACCAAGCATCGGTTGCCCAAAGAGATGATGTAGTATAA